In Limanda limanda chromosome 21, fLimLim1.1, whole genome shotgun sequence, a genomic segment contains:
- the LOC133027913 gene encoding integrin beta-3-like isoform X1 has protein sequence MGALPAQGLVWMALLIFTGISDVCASNVCTSRGASTCKQCLAVHPSCAWCVQEDFGQGIASSSRCDLKSHLVAAGCAAPSVESPISKMQVIEDRPLSNKAAGATQDVTQIKPQKLHITLRPDDAKRFTVKVRQVEDYPVDLYYLMDLSYSMNDDLFRLRTLGKGLAEAMNRTTSNLRMGFGAFVDKPLSPYMYISPKEAVNNPCYSINTTCLPQFGYKHVLSLTEEVGRFTEEVKKQMVSRNRDAPEGGFDAIIQAAVCEEQIGWRPDASHLLIFTSDAKTHVALDGRMAGIVRPNDGQCHLNSDNIYSMSTTMDYPSLALITEKMSENNINLIFAVTNPVVPLYQNYSELIPGTTVGTLSNDSGNVIQLILKAYAKIRSRVELELQDVPEELSLSFNATCLNGEVIPGLKSCSGLKIGDTVSFSVEARARGCPKQKKKTFIIKPVGFKDSLSITVSFECDCKCQAKAQLDSPKCNQGNGTYECGICLCHPGRLGPHCECAEGDYSPTEQDGCSGPAGAGGPHSAICSGRGDCVCGQCVCHSSDFGKVWGKLCECDDFNCLRYKGELCSGHGVCNCGFCQCAPDWQGENCNCSRRTDTCMSSVGLLCSGRGQCVCGACECTQPGAYGATCDKCPTCPDACTMKKECVECKHFKRGRLFEDNTCSRICKDEIVLVDELVLHDTNAVNCTYKDEDDCVERFQYYEDSSGKSILFVVKEPDCPKGPDILVLLLSVAGAILFLGLAALLIWKLLVTIHDRREFAKFEEERARAKWDTGHNPLYKGATSTFTNITYRGKD, from the exons ATGGGAGCTCTCCCGGCGCAGGGGCTGGTCTGGATGGCTCTTTTGATTTTTACTGGGATATCAGACGTTTGCG CCTCCAACGTCTGCACCTCCCGAGGAGCGAGCACATGCAAACAATGTCTGGCTGTGCACCCCAGCTGTGCATGGTGCGTCCAGGAG GACTTCGGTCAGGGAATTGCCAGTTCTTCCCGCTGTGACCTGAAGAGTCATCTGGTGGCAGCGGGCTGCGCTGCCCCATCTGTGGAGTCTCCAATCAGCAAAATGCAAGTGATCGAGGACCGGCCCCTCAGCAACAAGGCAGCAGGGGCCACACAAGATGTCACTCAGATCAAGCCCCAGAAACTCCACATCACGCTCAGGCCAG ATGATGCAAAGCGCTTCACTGTGAAGGTGCGTCAGGTGGAGGATTACCCCGTTGATCTTTACTACCTCATGGACCTCTCCTACTCCATGAATGATGACCTCTTCCGCCTGAGGACGCTGGGCAAAGGCCTGGCCGAGGCCATGAACCGCACGACCAGCAACCTCCGCATGGGCTTTGGGGCTTTTGTGGACAAGCCGCTCTCGCCGTACATGTACATCTCCCCCAAAGAGGCCGTGAACAACCCCTGCTAcag catCAACACCACCTGTCTGCCCCAGTTCGGCTACAAACACGTTCTGTCCCTGACGGAAGAAGTGGGACGCTtcacagaggaagtgaagaagcAGATGGTGTCCAGGAACCGAGATGCCCCGGAGGGAGGCTTTGATGCCATCATCCAGGCTGCGGTGTGCGAG GAGCAGATCGGCTGGCGTCCCGACGCTTCCCACCTCCTGATCTTCACCTCGGATGCGAAGACTCACGTGGCGCTGGACGGTCGAATGGCAGGAATCGTGCGGCCCAACGACGGGCAGTGCCACCTCAACTCTGACAATATTTACAGCATGTCAACCACCATG GATTATCCATCTCTTGCTCTGATCACAGAGAAGATGTCGGAGAACAACATCAACCTCATCTTCGCTGTCACCAACCCGGTGGTTCCTCTGTACCAG AACTACAGCGAGCTGATTCCGGGCACCACAGTAGGAACACTGTCCAACGACTCAGGCAACGTGATTCAGCTCATACTGAAGGCCTACgct AAAATCCGTTCCagggtggagctggagctccAAGACGTCCCGGAGGAACTGTCTCTGTCCTTCAACGCCACCTGTCTGAACGGGGAGGTCATCCCAGGTCTCAAGTCCTGCTCTGGGCTCAAGATAGGAGACACG GTCTCTTTCAGTGTGGAGGCCAGAGCTCGTGGTTGCcccaaacagaagaagaaaaccttCATCATCAAACCCGTGGGCTTCAAGGACTCCCTGTCCATCACCGTGTCCTTCGAGTGCGACTGCAAGTGCCAGGCCAAGGCCCAGCTCGACAGCCCCAAATGCAACCAAGGCAACGGCACCTACGAGTGCGGCATCTGTCTGTGCCACCCGGGTCGCCTGGGGCCGCACTGCGAGTGTGCGGAGGGCGACTACAGTCCCACGGAGCAGGACGGCTGCAGTGGCCCCGCGGGCGCTGGAGGGCCCCACTCTGCCATTTGCAGCGGCCGTGGAGACTGCGTGTGCGGCCAGTGCGTGTGCCACAGCAGTGACTTTGGGAAAGTGTGGGGCAAGTTGTGCGAGTGTGACGACTTCAACTGCCTGCGCTACAAGGGGGAACTGTGCTCAG GCCATGGGGTCTGTAACTGTGGCTTCTGTCAGTGTGCCCCGGACTGGCAGGGTGAAAACTGTAACTGCTCCAGACGCACCGACACCTGCATGTCCAGCGTGGGTCTGCTGTGCAGCGGCAggggccagtgtgtgtgtggggcctGCGAGTGCACTCAGCCCGGTGCGTACGGGGCCACGTGTGACAAGTGCCCCACCTGCCCTGACGCCTGTACCATGAAGAA GGAGTGCGTGGAGTGTAAGCACTTCAAGAGGGGCCGCCTGTTTGAGGACAACACCTGTTCTCGAATCTGCAAGGATGAGATTGTGCTTGTGGATGAACTAG TGCTCCATGATACGAACGCCGTGAACTGCACGTACAAAGACGAGGACGACTGCGTGGAGCGTTTCCAGTACTACGAAGACTCCAGTGGCAAGTCCATCTTGTTCGTCGTCAAAGAGCCAG ACTGCCCCAAGGGTCCAGACATTCTGGTGTTGCTCCTGTCGGTGGCGGGGGCCATCTTGTTCCTCGGCCTGGCGGCTCTGCTCATCTGGAAGCTGCTGGTCACCATCCATGACAGACGGGAGTTCGCCAAATTTGAGGAAGAGCGTGCTCGTGCCAAGTGGGACACG GGACACAACCCTCTCTACAAAGGAGCCACCTCCACGTTCACAAACATCACATACAGAGGAAAAGACTGA
- the LOC133027913 gene encoding integrin beta-3-like isoform X2 — MQVIEDRPLSNKAAGATQDVTQIKPQKLHITLRPDDAKRFTVKVRQVEDYPVDLYYLMDLSYSMNDDLFRLRTLGKGLAEAMNRTTSNLRMGFGAFVDKPLSPYMYISPKEAVNNPCYSINTTCLPQFGYKHVLSLTEEVGRFTEEVKKQMVSRNRDAPEGGFDAIIQAAVCEEQIGWRPDASHLLIFTSDAKTHVALDGRMAGIVRPNDGQCHLNSDNIYSMSTTMDYPSLALITEKMSENNINLIFAVTNPVVPLYQNYSELIPGTTVGTLSNDSGNVIQLILKAYAKIRSRVELELQDVPEELSLSFNATCLNGEVIPGLKSCSGLKIGDTVSFSVEARARGCPKQKKKTFIIKPVGFKDSLSITVSFECDCKCQAKAQLDSPKCNQGNGTYECGICLCHPGRLGPHCECAEGDYSPTEQDGCSGPAGAGGPHSAICSGRGDCVCGQCVCHSSDFGKVWGKLCECDDFNCLRYKGELCSGHGVCNCGFCQCAPDWQGENCNCSRRTDTCMSSVGLLCSGRGQCVCGACECTQPGAYGATCDKCPTCPDACTMKKECVECKHFKRGRLFEDNTCSRICKDEIVLVDELGEMFKTTTIKKLNRNAVNCTYKDEDDCVERFQYYEDSSGKSILFVVKEPDCPKGPDILVLLLSVAGAILFLGLAALLIWKLLVTIHDRREFAKFEEERARAKWDTGHNPLYKGATSTFTNITYRGKD; from the exons ATGCAAGTGATCGAGGACCGGCCCCTCAGCAACAAGGCAGCAGGGGCCACACAAGATGTCACTCAGATCAAGCCCCAGAAACTCCACATCACGCTCAGGCCAG ATGATGCAAAGCGCTTCACTGTGAAGGTGCGTCAGGTGGAGGATTACCCCGTTGATCTTTACTACCTCATGGACCTCTCCTACTCCATGAATGATGACCTCTTCCGCCTGAGGACGCTGGGCAAAGGCCTGGCCGAGGCCATGAACCGCACGACCAGCAACCTCCGCATGGGCTTTGGGGCTTTTGTGGACAAGCCGCTCTCGCCGTACATGTACATCTCCCCCAAAGAGGCCGTGAACAACCCCTGCTAcag catCAACACCACCTGTCTGCCCCAGTTCGGCTACAAACACGTTCTGTCCCTGACGGAAGAAGTGGGACGCTtcacagaggaagtgaagaagcAGATGGTGTCCAGGAACCGAGATGCCCCGGAGGGAGGCTTTGATGCCATCATCCAGGCTGCGGTGTGCGAG GAGCAGATCGGCTGGCGTCCCGACGCTTCCCACCTCCTGATCTTCACCTCGGATGCGAAGACTCACGTGGCGCTGGACGGTCGAATGGCAGGAATCGTGCGGCCCAACGACGGGCAGTGCCACCTCAACTCTGACAATATTTACAGCATGTCAACCACCATG GATTATCCATCTCTTGCTCTGATCACAGAGAAGATGTCGGAGAACAACATCAACCTCATCTTCGCTGTCACCAACCCGGTGGTTCCTCTGTACCAG AACTACAGCGAGCTGATTCCGGGCACCACAGTAGGAACACTGTCCAACGACTCAGGCAACGTGATTCAGCTCATACTGAAGGCCTACgct AAAATCCGTTCCagggtggagctggagctccAAGACGTCCCGGAGGAACTGTCTCTGTCCTTCAACGCCACCTGTCTGAACGGGGAGGTCATCCCAGGTCTCAAGTCCTGCTCTGGGCTCAAGATAGGAGACACG GTCTCTTTCAGTGTGGAGGCCAGAGCTCGTGGTTGCcccaaacagaagaagaaaaccttCATCATCAAACCCGTGGGCTTCAAGGACTCCCTGTCCATCACCGTGTCCTTCGAGTGCGACTGCAAGTGCCAGGCCAAGGCCCAGCTCGACAGCCCCAAATGCAACCAAGGCAACGGCACCTACGAGTGCGGCATCTGTCTGTGCCACCCGGGTCGCCTGGGGCCGCACTGCGAGTGTGCGGAGGGCGACTACAGTCCCACGGAGCAGGACGGCTGCAGTGGCCCCGCGGGCGCTGGAGGGCCCCACTCTGCCATTTGCAGCGGCCGTGGAGACTGCGTGTGCGGCCAGTGCGTGTGCCACAGCAGTGACTTTGGGAAAGTGTGGGGCAAGTTGTGCGAGTGTGACGACTTCAACTGCCTGCGCTACAAGGGGGAACTGTGCTCAG GCCATGGGGTCTGTAACTGTGGCTTCTGTCAGTGTGCCCCGGACTGGCAGGGTGAAAACTGTAACTGCTCCAGACGCACCGACACCTGCATGTCCAGCGTGGGTCTGCTGTGCAGCGGCAggggccagtgtgtgtgtggggcctGCGAGTGCACTCAGCCCGGTGCGTACGGGGCCACGTGTGACAAGTGCCCCACCTGCCCTGACGCCTGTACCATGAAGAA GGAGTGCGTGGAGTGTAAGCACTTCAAGAGGGGCCGCCTGTTTGAGGACAACACCTGTTCTCGAATCTGCAAGGATGAGATTGTGCTTGTGGATGAACTAGGTGAGATGTTTAAAACTACAACCATAAAGAAGTTAAATAG GAACGCCGTGAACTGCACGTACAAAGACGAGGACGACTGCGTGGAGCGTTTCCAGTACTACGAAGACTCCAGTGGCAAGTCCATCTTGTTCGTCGTCAAAGAGCCAG ACTGCCCCAAGGGTCCAGACATTCTGGTGTTGCTCCTGTCGGTGGCGGGGGCCATCTTGTTCCTCGGCCTGGCGGCTCTGCTCATCTGGAAGCTGCTGGTCACCATCCATGACAGACGGGAGTTCGCCAAATTTGAGGAAGAGCGTGCTCGTGCCAAGTGGGACACG GGACACAACCCTCTCTACAAAGGAGCCACCTCCACGTTCACAAACATCACATACAGAGGAAAAGACTGA